Proteins from one Thioflavicoccus mobilis 8321 genomic window:
- a CDS encoding terpene synthase family protein, protein MSENHFIRVDGARVLFRYGCLHDEPPFELEICCPLAAGLHGEHERILEQHRAWARELHILPNSETYERYCDTRFDLISAYQYYDLPLEAAVTAAHLMTWFFVFDDVMDIDVSQEKDIRSYRKRLCDRHLELLAGATVSEDDPPVIVAFGDFLRRVRRVSDGDLHPWYERMAHHLREYVMGTHWESLIGPTTAANCNTPLYLQVRHMTVGVAPCFDLMAIAKRIPPGPLLADPFVRRMERLAINYSIWINDLAGLCRDVRYGLGNVVSTLQHDHALSAAEAVRTVARQCDAELDAFLEVERQLPRLLGDEFAESGAGYVSYVDVLKRWMRGLVDWSARSARYRRFDVDMTLQNGTSIRQASRRHGPAIG, encoded by the coding sequence ATGTCAGAGAATCATTTTATCCGAGTGGACGGTGCCAGAGTCCTATTCCGGTACGGATGCCTGCATGACGAACCACCATTCGAGCTGGAAATCTGCTGTCCCCTGGCCGCCGGGCTGCACGGAGAACACGAAAGGATCCTGGAACAGCACCGTGCCTGGGCGCGGGAGCTGCACATTTTGCCGAACAGCGAAACCTACGAGCGCTACTGCGATACGCGTTTCGACCTGATCTCGGCGTATCAGTATTACGACCTGCCGCTCGAGGCGGCGGTCACCGCCGCCCATCTCATGACCTGGTTCTTCGTGTTCGACGATGTCATGGATATCGATGTGTCTCAGGAAAAGGACATCCGGTCGTACCGAAAGCGGCTCTGCGACCGGCACCTCGAACTTCTGGCCGGAGCGACGGTGTCGGAGGACGACCCGCCCGTCATCGTGGCCTTCGGCGATTTTCTGCGACGCGTCCGCCGGGTCAGCGACGGAGACCTCCATCCCTGGTACGAGCGAATGGCGCACCACCTCCGCGAGTACGTGATGGGCACCCACTGGGAGAGTCTGATTGGCCCGACTACAGCGGCCAACTGCAACACGCCGCTCTACTTGCAGGTGCGACACATGACCGTGGGCGTTGCCCCTTGCTTCGACTTGATGGCGATCGCGAAACGGATACCGCCAGGGCCGCTTCTCGCAGATCCCTTCGTCCGCCGGATGGAACGGCTGGCGATAAACTACAGTATATGGATCAACGATCTCGCCGGCCTCTGCCGCGATGTCAGGTACGGGCTCGGCAACGTCGTCTCGACACTCCAGCACGACCACGCGCTCAGCGCGGCCGAGGCCGTCCGCACGGTAGCGCGCCAGTGCGACGCAGAACTGGACGCCTTTCTGGAGGTCGAGCGGCAGCTTCCTCGGCTGCTCGGCGACGAGTTCGCCGAGAGCGGAGCAGGCTATGTCTCTTACGTGGACGTGCTCAAACGCTGGATGCGCGGCCTCGTGGACTGGTCGGCGCGGAGCGCGCGGTATCGGAGATTCGACGTGGATATGACGTTGCAGAACGGGACGTCGATACGGCAGGCGTCAAGAAGGCACGGACCGGCAATAGGCTAG